The genomic window AACGGCTTGTTTTTCGATAAAACGGGTCCGCCGGGATTCGAACCCGGGACTTCCTGCTCCGGAGGCAGGTGCCCTATCCAGGCTAGGCCACGGACCCGATCTAAACTCTAGAACAGGTCTATTTTAGGGTTTCCAGACGAAGAGGGTTGAGCGTTAGCGATGGGTGGCTTACGAAATGTTGTTCGTGAAGAACCTTATCGAAAACCTTGACCAGTTTAAGGGTCGAAGACCCCGTTGTACCTGTATACTCTTCACACTATAGAACGATATTCCAGATAGGGTTCCTCACAGAGTTCCAACCGCCTCATAGGCTAGGTGTTTAGCCTCCTCCACAGTCTCCAACGCCCGTCTATAAAGGGCTTCCGTTATTACCCCAGCTCTGTAAGCCTCCTCAAGCTCCTCCAAGTCGAGTACTCGCGGCTCCTCACCTGGTTTAGCCGATACGTCGACTCCAAGGTCTAAGTATCTGACCACTCTGTTGACTACTTCCACGGGAGTGTTTATGTTCACGTAAACGCCTTTAAACACCCCGTCTTTCGAGAAATACCTGTTTTCGATAAGCCATCCACCAGGTCTAAACCGGGTCATAACGTAGTCCCCCGGCTCTTTAGCGACTGATAAGCCGTCGTAGACACCTGAACCATAGATCCTGCGTCTAACCGTTAACACGTCCGGGCCTATGTCTTCTACGACACCTGGTGTAAGCCTTATAACCCTTCCATCGAGCTTTCTATGCTCAAACTCGACGAGGTCGCCGGCCTCCATCCCCCTGACTCCTACAAGCTCCTCCAAACAGCTTTCGACAACCATCCTGTCGACACCTTTGGATAGGAGGCTCTCCGCTAAGTCGACCGCGGCACCTATACCGTCAACGGTCCTATAGATGTGGTGACCTGTGACGGTCGAAGCTACAGAAGCCCTTATATCGTCCAACAGGTTCTTGCATGGAAACTCGAGCTTATAAACGGCTTCGCCGGCTAGAACCATGCATGGAGCAGGTGCATCGTTTTTCTCAAGGGCCTCGGCTTTGGACTTAAGCTCTTCAAACTCTCTGATAAGCTCGTCGATAGGGGCTTTGGCTGCCATGTTCTTCCAACGTATACCCCACCCGCTCCTACACAGTAGAGAAGATAAACCCATGAGCTCTTTAAAACGGGGGTTTTTCTTCAAGTAGTCATCGAACCTGACTACCCCGTCTAGTGTTAGACTCATGTAGAAGCCATCTATGAATATGCGTTTTCTCAAAAAAACAAGGTCCCCACTCCAGAGAGGTTTAACCGTCTGAACGAGCACCTCGTCGTCTACATTAAATTGACCTGAATTTCTAAGTAACCCCTTAATAGACCCTAGGTCGACAAGCGCATCTCCACAGGAGACATCTACTATACGACCTTTGTAGACGGCTCCAACGTTGACGACTGACCTTCTTATAACCGCTATACCTAAACGCTCTACGATCGTTCTAACGGTCTCTTCGGCATACTCCCTAGGGCCTTTGACGGTGACACCTTGCCTATCTCCTGTTCCCAAGACGACCACGTCGGGCTTAGATTTTAAATCTTGTAAGCTAAGCCGAAGCCTTATCTTTCTGCTCGGGTACGCTATCTCAAACCCTGCGTCCAGCAGCAGCTTAGTCAGCGCTGTGGAGTATATCCCCCTGAGATAGGCCTTCAATACCTAACCCCGTTTCTCTAGTCTCTGATCCCTTCTAGAAACGATATGGCCTGCCAGATCCTGGTCCTGGTGTAAACCGGTATGTTCGGGTCTTGACTTATCTCATCCAGTATATCTATCGCGTTGGACGCCCTAGCGGCTAGCGTAAGCTTGTCCGATTGAAGCTGGTCGATGCTCTCCTTAGCGGCTCTCCTTATGTTCCTCGGTGTCGTAGGGTCTGACGCTATCTGCTGAAGAATCTGGATAACCTTGTTTATCCTCTCCATATACTCCTCAACCCTTTTAGAAGACCTCTTCCTCCTGGTTTTAACAGCCAAGGCATACACCTCCGCCTCTAAACTAGCAAAACCTAAACCTGAAGCTAGTTACTTCAACTAATCTTTAAGATGAAGATGTTCGATTTTAACTTTATCAGGGGGTCGAGTTGAGCGAGGAGTATGTGAGGAAGGCGGCCGAGCTTCTGAAGATGGGTGCCACCCTGCTCCCAGATACATGTCCTATGTGTAACGTGCCGCTGATCAGGTTTAGAGGCGACGTCTTCTGTCCCAAATGCGGTAGAAAGATAATTCTCGTGAGAGGTGACAGGGAGGCAGTGGCCGCTAGAGCTCCTATAGCGTTAGCCGACGTAGAGGAAAACATCATAGCCAAGATACTCGACGTAAACGCTAGACTAGCCTCTATGGAGGACCTAGACAACATAAAAAAGGCCGGTGAGGTCATGAACATCCTCCTAAAGACCCTATCCCTAGTCAGAAAGCTTAGGACCGAGTAAGGAGAGGTTCGATGGGGCCGGCCGGATTTGAACCGGCGATCACGTGGGCCCAAGCCACGTAGCCTAGACCAGACTAGCCGACGGCCCCGCCATCTAGACGTATTCTTAGTGAGAAAGAATTTAAAAAGAATTACCGTTTCCCCGGTGTTTTTCACCGGCTTCCGTTTTGAACTAAAAGATAAGTGAAACTTTTATCTAGGCTCATGGAAGATTGAGTTAGACGAGTTTCTATGGATAAGCTTCCATCGATGAGTAGGAGGGAGAACTATCTAAGGACTGTCGAGTTTAAGAGACCTGAGTATATACCTTGCCGTATAGTAGTCGTATGGCCTCTATGGAACTTATACCGTGAAAAGCTTGAAAAGGTGGCTGCAAGGCATCCTCTTGTTTTTCCTGACTTCAAACCAGGCCGCATAAGATACGGAGAAAAACCCGGTGTTTTACGTGTCAACAGACTGGTTACAGACGCCTTTGGATGCGTCTGGAGTTTTCTTATAGAAGGGTATCAGGGTCAAGTGGTCAAACATCCCCTCGCAGACTGGAGGAGTTTTAAAGACTATAAACTACCTGACCCAGAGAGGGGGCTTGTCCAAGAGGGTGCCGAAGGCTTTATCCCTTGGGACATATTGTTAGAGGCTCTTGACAAGGCTAGGGCTAAGGGAGACCTAGTGGTGGCGAGTATGCCTCATGGCTTCTTCTTCCAAAGATTGTACTATCTCAGAGGGTTTGTAAACCTCATGAGAGATTTCATCTTGAAGCCTAGTGAGATTTACGAGCTTATAGAGATGCTTACGGAGTATAACCTCCGGCTCGTCGAGATCTTTCTTAAATCCGGAAAGGTCGACGTCTTCTATTTCGGAGACGACCTTGGGACTCAGGATAGAATGCCCATAAGCCCGGAGACGTTTAGAGAGTTCATATATCCGAGCTACCGTAGGATCTTCCAGAGGATCAGAAGCGCCGGGGTCCACGTATATCTGCATACGGATGGGCATGTCATGGAGGTCGTCGACCAACTGGTCGAGGCGGGTGTAGATATCCTGAACATCCAGGACCAGGTGAACGGCCTAAAAAACATAGCTCACTTCTGCAAAGGCCGGATATGCATAGACTTGGATATAGATAGGCAATATCTGATACCGTTTGGAACACCCTGTCGGATCAAACATTACATCGAGAAAGTCGTAAAGGTTCTAGCTATGAAAGAGGGAGGGCTTATGATGAGAGCTGAGGTTCATCCCCCAGCCCCCCTAGAGAACATCGAAGCGATAGCCGAAGCCATGGAGAAATGCATGTGGCTGTAGACGGTTAAGAGTTAAGTTTTAAATCGTTTCAGACCTATCTTCTCTACCGGTTACGGCTTTGATGGATCAGACGGTTAAAGAGGATTTAC from Candidatus Bathyarchaeota archaeon includes these protein-coding regions:
- a CDS encoding DUF402 domain-containing protein, producing MKAYLRGIYSTALTKLLLDAGFEIAYPSRKIRLRLSLQDLKSKPDVVVLGTGDRQGVTVKGPREYAEETVRTIVERLGIAVIRRSVVNVGAVYKGRIVDVSCGDALVDLGSIKGLLRNSGQFNVDDEVLVQTVKPLWSGDLVFLRKRIFIDGFYMSLTLDGVVRFDDYLKKNPRFKELMGLSSLLCRSGWGIRWKNMAAKAPIDELIREFEELKSKAEALEKNDAPAPCMVLAGEAVYKLEFPCKNLLDDIRASVASTVTGHHIYRTVDGIGAAVDLAESLLSKGVDRMVVESCLEELVGVRGMEAGDLVEFEHRKLDGRVIRLTPGVVEDIGPDVLTVRRRIYGSGVYDGLSVAKEPGDYVMTRFRPGGWLIENRYFSKDGVFKGVYVNINTPVEVVNRVVRYLDLGVDVSAKPGEEPRVLDLEELEEAYRAGVITEALYRRALETVEEAKHLAYEAVGTL
- a CDS encoding UPF0147 family protein → MERINKVIQILQQIASDPTTPRNIRRAAKESIDQLQSDKLTLAARASNAIDILDEISQDPNIPVYTRTRIWQAISFLEGIRD